The following DNA comes from Pseudomonas marginalis.
GCGCAGCTATGTCAGTGAAAAGAAATTCTTCCTCGCCGCCGATGGCGCCCACCACCCGGATGCAGAACTCAAGGCCACCGTTGAAGCGCTTTACGCTCCGGCCAGCCTGGGTGAAAAACACGCCCAATGCGTTTACCCCGCACGTACCCGCTGGCTCAAGGATCAGTTGCACCTCACTGACCTGCCCGCCGTGGACTGCAAGGAATTCAAGCAATGGTTCAAGGACGTCGCCCCCCATAGCGCGGTGATGATCTTCCCGGCGGCCTACCTCAACAGTCCGTCGTCGATGTTCGGCCATACCCTGCTGCGTATCGACCAGGCCGACGTGCAGAGCAACAAGACTGCGCTGCTCAGCTACGCGATCAACTTCGGCGCCTACATCGAAGGCTCGGACAACAGCATCCTCTACGCATGGAAAGGCCTGATGGGCGGCTACCCCGGCCTGTTCGCCCTGGTGCCCTACCAGGAAAAACTCTCCGAATACCGCAGCCTCGAAAACCGCGACCTGTGGGAATACCGCCTCAACCTCACCCAGGTCGAGACCGAGCGCATGGTCGAGCACGTGTGGGAGCTCAAGCAGATCCAGTTCGACTACTTTTTCTTCGATGAAAACTGCTCCTATCGCCTGCTGGAACTGCTGCAAGTGGCGCGCCCCGGCCTGCGCCTGACCGAGCAATTCCCGCTTACCGCGATCCCCACCGACACGGTCAAGGCCGTGAAGGATGCGGGACTGGTGGAAAAGATCGACTACCGCCCCTCCCGCGAGCGCGAGTTGCTGGAGCGTGCCAAGCCGCTGAACAGCGACGAGCAACAATGGGTACTGAAGGTCAGCGACGACCAGCAACAACTGCAGGAACCGGCCTTTAAAGCGTTGCCTCGCGACCGCCAGGCCCTGATCATCGACGCCGCCTACCGCCTGGGCCGCTACCGTGCCAATGGCCTCGAGCGCGACACCGCGCGCTCCCAACGCAGCTTCGAACTGCTGCGCGCGATCAACCAGAACCCCGCGCCCGACCTGACGATCACGCCCCCCGGCCTGCCCGAAAACGGCCATGAGTCCCGCACCTGGCAAGCCGGCATCGGCACCCGTGGCGACAAGGCCTTCGGCGAATACGGCCTGCGCATGGCCTACCACGACCTCAACGACAACGCCGAAGGCTTCCCCCTCGGCGCCCAGATCGAAATCCTGCAGATGAAACTGCGCCAGTACGAAGGCAACCACTGGCAACTGCAGCAACTGGACCTGGCCACCATCCGCTCCCTGACCCCGCGCAACGCCTTGCTGCAGCCGTGGTCCTGGCAAGTCACCGGTGGCCTGGAGCGCGTGCCCGGTAAACACGACGACGAAACCCTGGTCGCCCACGTCAACGGCGGCGCCGGCGGCACCTGGCAACTGCGCGACGACATGCTCGGCTTCGCCCTCGGCACCGTGCGTGTGGAACACAACAACGACTTCAACGAAGCCATCTCCCCCGCTGCCGGGTTCAATACCGGCGTGCTGTGGAAAAACCCCCTGGGCAACTTGAGCCTGGAGGCTAAAGGAGACTTCTTCACCAATGGCGAGGTACGTCGCAGCCTCAGCCTGAACCAGCAGTGGGAACTGTCCCGCAACCTCGGCCTGCGCCTGAGTGCACAGCGCGAGTACAGCCACTTGTCGACGCCGGTGAATGAAGTGATGCTTGAGGTGAAGTGGTATCACTACTGACTAACACCTTTTGTCAGCATTGCCCGCACAATCAGGAGTTCACTCGACATGGCCGTTACCTGCACCACCCTTGAAGAAGTTCGAAACAACATCGACCGCCTCGACCAGCAAATCGTCACCCTGCTGTCCGAACGCGGCCGCTACGTCTCCCAGGCGGCACGCTTCAAAAAAGATACCGATGGCGTCAAGGCCCCGCAGCGGGTCGAGCAGGTGATCGCCAAGGTGCGGGATCTGGCGCAGACCGTGGGCGCCAACCCCGAGGTGACCGAGCAGGTCTATCGCGCAATGATCGCGGCGTTTATCCAGCAGGAATTGGCGGAACATTCAGTCCTGACGAAAGCAGGAAAGCCACAAACCTAATTCATAAAACTGACCTGCTCAGAATTTTCAAACTTTTGCCTGCAAGTACAAATTACTATTCGGCTTCCAACCTATTGATAAATAGGCAGGAAATTTCCGACAATTTTTTAGCTTTTTTCAGTCGAAACAAACTGTCTCTCACTCCATTTTCTTTGTGAGGATTTGTGTCTAGTATCGAATGGCAGTCAATTTGCCATCACATCTATACACGGATTCGAATAGGGTAAGAGGCTTATATGGAATTTTTTGAAAAGCTCACCAATCTGGCAGCAAAAGTTCGGTTGCAAGGCCCCGCCATCCAAACAGAAGAAGCAACAAAAAACGCTTTCGTAATGCCTTTTATCAACACGGTTTTGGGTTACGACGTGTTTGATCCACAGGAGGTAACGCCTGAGTTTGTCTGCGACATAGGGACAAAAAAAGGCGAAAAAATCGACTACGCGATTATGAAAAACGGAGAGGTTCAAATACTCATCGAATGCAAAAAAATCGGCGAGTCATTGAGCATTAATCACGCATCACAGCTGTTTCGATACTTTCACGTCACAAGCGCAAGAATCTCAATTCTCACGAACGGCCAGGTCTACAGGTTTTTCACCGACCTGGATGCACCTAATAAAATGGACGAAAAACCATTTTTAGAATTAGATTTGCTGGACATTGATGAGTACTCCGTACCGGAGCTGATAAAGCTTACAAAGTCGGCCTTTGATGTCGACTCAATCATCAATGCTGCGGGGGAGTTGAAATACGTCAGCCAGCTAAAGAAGCTTATTGGCGCCCAAGTCAATAAACCTGAAGACGACTTCGTGAAATTTTTCGCATCCCGCGTTTACGAGGGAGCAATCACGCAGAAAGTCCGTGAGCAATTTTTCGAACTGACACGAAAAGCGTTAGCTCAGTTTCTGAATGACCAAATCAATGACCGGCTCAAGTCAGCTATGAGCGGCGCCATTCAGCCGACGGTAGCGTCACTGACCATGGCGAACAGCACAAATGTCGACATTCAGGATCGAGACGAGTCAGAAGATAAAATCCTGACAACGCTTGAAGAGCTTGAGGGCTATCACATCGTTCGGGCTGTCGTCCGCTCCGTTGTCGATGCCAAAAGAATCGTTCAACGAGACACTCAAAGTTATTTTGGCATCCTGCTGGACGACAACAATCGTAAACCGATTTGTCGCCTTCACTTCAACAGAAGTCAGAAATACCTCGGAATATTCGACGAGGAGAAAAATGAGACTCGGCATGCTATCTCATCCATTGATGAGATTTATGAGTACGCCGATCAGTTGAAAAGGACCGTGGGCTATTACGCCTGAAGGCTAGATTAGATCGAGCAACACTTATTCAATACGAGTGAAATCTGTGGCGAGCGGGCTTGTCCCGCGTTGGGGTGCGAAGCGCCCCTGATGAAGACAAATGTGGTGTATCAGACACTCCTCTGCGCCTGGTTTTGGGGCTGCTGCGCAGCCCAACGCGGGACAAGCCCGCTCACCACAAAAATGCGCTTGCCTGAAATTATTTATGCAAGACTCAAGACTTTAGTGTGAAACTTTAACTCTTTAAAATCAGTGAGTTATTTTAAGTTTGATAAGAGCTTGCTTCCGCTGGGCTGCGCAGCAGCCACCGAACCAAGCGAAGCGTTCCTACCGAAAAAATATCCACCGTCAGCATTGGGGCAGCTTTGCGGTCCTACGGAAGCCAGCGCCCTCGCCACAGTTTCAGTGCCCACCGCTCGATCTCATCGTGCTCCACACCTTTCTCACACCCCTTTCACGCCTCCCCGACAAATCCCTATCTAGACTTCCCCTATCAGCCGTGAAACGGCCAGGGAGCAAGCAATGTGGCGGTATGCAGTAATGCTGTGTGCGGTGGTGTGGCTATCGGGTTGCCAGTCAACCCATCAGGAATTGCTGGCTCGGGGCTATCCGCCCGCCTTTGCCGATGGTTTTGACGATGGGTGCAGCAGCGGTCGCCAGGCGGCGGGGGTGATCACCGGGGTGTTTCGCAAAAACGTGCCGCGTTACCTGAAAGACCGGGTCTACGCCGAAGGCTGGGAGGATGGTTTTCGCCAGTGCAAGGCCATGCGCGAGAAAGAGGAGCTGCGCGACTACAAGGACAATCACTGGGATGACCGTGAACGCGCCTGGCAACAGGAGAAGAACCGGGATGCTGCGCGGGCCTATCGCTCGCAATAGGTCGCTTTCAGACATTCATCGAAACTAAAGCGCGGCGAACATGGCCCAAGCTCCATAGAGGGAGAACGTCATGAGCCGAGCTTTTGTAAATGAGGACAACGCCGCCGCCCAGGCCGATCAGCCGGTGGAGCGCCAGGTCAGTGAGCAGCCCAATCGCCTGACCGCGCAAGGGTTGGCGCAATTGCAGGCCAAGGTTACGCAGCTACAAGCCGCGCACAGCGCCGAGTCCGCCAAGGGCGAACAGGCCGATAAGCAGCGCCAGGCCGACCTTGAGCGAGATTTGCGCTACTTCAACCAGCGCGTGCAAAGCGCCCAGGTGGTGGCGCCCGCTACGTCTACCGACAAGGTGCAGATCGGCAGCTGGGTGACGTTCGCCAATGAGCATGACGAGCAGCAGCGCATTCAATTGGTCGGGGAAGACCAGGCCGATGCCGGCGCCGGCCTGATCAACTGGGGCTCGCCCCTGGGCCGTGCCTTGCTGGGCGCCCAGGTGGGGGACGAGGTACTGTGGAAGCGCCCCGTCGGCGACCAGTTGATCGAAGTGCTGCGCATCGAGGCCAAGGCCTAGACGATGCCTTGGGCCAGCATCGCGTCGGCAACCTTGACGAAGCCCGCAATGTTCGCGCCCTTCACGTAGTTGATCCGACCGTTCTCTTCGCCGTAGTGCACACAGGCATGGTGGATCGACTGCATGATGTTGTGCAGCTTGCTGTCCACTTCACCGGCGGTCCACAACAGGCGCATGGCGTTCTGCGACATCTCCAGGCCGCTTACGGCGACGCCGCCGGCATTCGATGCCTTGCCCGGCGCAAACAGGATGCCCGCCTCGATAAAGATATCCACAGCCTCAAGGGTGGTCGGCATGTTGGCGCCTTCGGCCACGCAGATGCAGCCGTTGCGCAGCAGCGTGCGGGCCGCTTCGGCGTCGAGTTCGTTCTGGGTAGCGCATGGCAGGGCAATGTCGCAGGCCAGCTCCCAAGGGGTTTTGCCGGCGCGGAACTCCAGGCCGTAACGGCCGGCCAGTTCGCTGATGCGCCCGCGCTGCACGTTTTTCAGCTCCAGCAGCGCCAACCATTGTTCCTCGGTCAAGCCGCTTTCGGCGTAGAGCGTGCCTTCGGAGTCAGACAGGGAAATCACCTTGCCGCCCAGGTCCATGACCTTGCGCGCCGCGTATTGGGCAACGTTGCCGGAGCCGGAGACCGCGACACGCTTGCCTTCCACTCGCAGGCCGTCGCGCTTGAGCATTTCTTCGGCGAAGTACACACACCCGAACCCGGTGGCTTCCGGGCGGATCAGGCTGCCGCCGTAGGTCATGCCCTTGCCGGTCAGCACCGAGGTGAATTGGTTGCTCAGGCGCTTGTACTGGCCGAACAGGAAGCCAATCTCACGGGCGCCCACACCGATGTCGCCGGCCGGCACGTCCACGTCTGCGCCGATATGGCGGTACAGCTCGCTCATGAACGCCTGGCAGAAGCGCATGACTTCGGCATCGCTCTTGCCTTTGGGATCAAAATCCGAGCCGCCCTTGCCGCCGCCCATGGGCAGCGAAGTCAGGGAATTCTTGAAGGTCTGCTCGAAGGCGAGGAATTTCAGCACCCCCAGGTTTACCGACGGGTGGAAACGCAGGCCGCCCTTGTAGGGGCCGATGGCGCTGTTCATCTGGATACGAAAGCCGCGGTTGACCTGGACCTTGCCGTGATCATCCACCCACGACACCCGAAAGGTAATCGCGCGCTCCGGCTCGCAGATGCGCTCCAGGATGCCCGAGGCCAGGTAATGGGGATTGGCTTCAAGAAACGGCCACAGGCTGCGTAGGACTTCTTCTACGGCCTGGTGGAATTCCGGCTGGTCGGGGTCGCGTTTTTTCAGGCGGGCGAGGAAGGATTCGACGGATTCGATCATGAGAAGTCTCGGCAAATTGATTGTTTTTAAATGAGATTGAGCCGGACTTTATCAATTCATGTCGCACCGCGACAGGGCAAAATGTCGCTTTTGTGAATTTAAATGGTGCATTAGATATAAATAAACCCAGGAAATAGGGATTTATCGCACTTAAAAAGTGATTACCCACCCACGGCATGCACCAACAAGGAAACAGCTATCGGGAGCAAGCCCCCTCCCACATTTGAGTTGTGAACACATTCAAAAATGTGGGAGGGGGCTTGAACCCGATAGGGCCGTCAAAAACACTGCAAAACCCCAGCCCCAAAAAAAAACGGAGTCCGAGGACTCCGCTTTTTTCACACCAGCCGGATCAGGCCAGTTTTTTGTGCCGTACACGGTGCGGCTGGGCAGCCGCTTCGCCCAGGCGCTTTTTACGGTCCGCTTCGTACTCGGTGTAGTTGCCTTCGAAGAACACCGCTTGCGAGTCGTCTTCGTACGCCAGGATGTGGGTCGCGACGCGGTCAAGGAACCACCGATCGTGAGAGATCACAATGGCGGCGCCCGGGAAGTCCAGCAGGGCTTCTTCCAGGGAACGCAGGGTTTCAACGTCGAGGTCGTTGGACGGTTCGTCGAGCAGCAGGACGTTGCCGCCCTCTTTCAGGGTCAGGGCCAGGTGTAAGCGACCGCGCTCACCACCGGACAGGTCCTTGACGAACTTCTGCTGGTCGCCGCCCTTGAAGTTGAAACGGCCGACGTAGGTGCGCGACGGGATTTCATAGTTGCCGATGCGGATCTGGTCGGAACCGTCGGAAATTTGCTGGAACACAGTCTTGCTGCCATCCAGGTCTTCGCGGCTCTGGTCCACGCAGGCCAGTTGCACGGTTTCGCCGATTTCGATGCTGCCCGAATCCGGCGTTTCCTTGCCCATCAGCATGCGGAACAGGGTGGATTTACCCGCACCGTTACCACCAATTACGCCGACGATCGCGCCTTTTGGCATGGAGAACGACAGGTTGTCGATCAGCACGCGGTCGCCATAGCCTTTGCACACGTTCTTGAACTCGATGACCTTGTCACCCAGGCGCGGGCCGGCCGGAATATAGATCTCGTTGGTTTCGCTGCGCTTCTGGAATTCCTGCGACTGCATTTCTTCGAAGCGTTGCAGACGGGCCTTGGATTTGGACTGGCGGGCCTTGGCGCCTTTGCGCACCCACTCCAGTTCTTCCTTCATGGCTTTTTCGTGGGCCGATTGCTGCTTGGATTCGGCGGCCAGACGGTCGGACTTGGCTTCGAGCCAACCGGAGTAGTTGCCCTCGTAAGGGATACCGGCGCCACGGTCGAGCTCGAGGATCCAGCCGGCAACGTTGTCGAGGAAGTAGCGGTCGTGCGTGATCGCAACCACGGTGCCCGGGAAATCGTGCAGGAAGTGCTCCAGCCAGGCGACGGAGTCGGCGTCCAGGTGGTTGGTCGGTTCGTCGAGCAGCAGCATGTCGGGAGCGGACAGCAGCAGGCGGCACAGGGCCACACGACGTTTTTCACCACCGGACAGGAATTCGACCTTGGCGTCCCAGGCCGGCAGGCGCAGCGCATCGGCGGCGACTTCCAGCTGGCGCTCCAGGTTGTGACCGTCGCCGGCCTGCAGGATGGCTTCGAGCTTGGCTTGTTCAGCGGCCAGCTTGTCGAAGTCGGCGTCCGGTTCAGCGTAGGCGGCGTAGACCTCGTCCAGGCGGGCCTGGGCGTCCTTGATCACGCTGACGGCCTCTTCGACCACTTCACGCACGGTCTTGGTCGGGTCCAGGATCGGCTCCTGGGGCAGGTAACCGATGTTCAGTTCCGGCATCGGGCGGGCTTCGCCTTCGAACTCGGTGTCGACGCCGGCCATGATTTTCAGCAGCGTGGACTTACCCGAACCGTTGAGGCCGAGCACGCCGATCTTGGCGCCGGGGAAGAAGGACAGCGAAATGTTTTTCAGGATTTCCCGCTTCGGAGGGACAACTTTTCCCAGCCGATGCATGGTGAAGACGTATTGAGCCATGGTGAACCTAGCGTCAGTGACTGATGAATTAAGCGGGCGAAGCCCGTGCCAGGCCATGCGCCGCGCGGGCCGTTGACTATCATCAATGCCAGCGAGCGGAAAAAGCCTGAATGTCTGGGGCTGGAACGCCCCCGCGTAACCGGCAAAGCTACCTGAATGCGCTTGGTCAGTCCAGCCAAGCGGGGCTGGCACTTTGCCACAAGTCAAGGCATGCTAGCCGCCCTTCGGGCGTCCGGCTTATAGTGCACGTCGCGCGCCAGTCCAGCCAAACCGCAGGATCACAGCTTGTCCAAAGTCACGCCGCCAACGCCCTTGCGCGCCGCTCATGTAGCGCCGGGAACGCCCCTGCACGGCACCCTCAAAGGCGCATTGGCGACGCTTGTCCTCCTGCTGCTCGCGTTATTGTTCTGGCAACTGCTGGACCAGTTGCAGCAAAACCAGAAAAACCAACAGCAATACACCATCGACTACAGCGCCGACCTGGCTGAACAGATCAGCCTGAGCATGGCCCTGAGCGCAAAAATTGCCCTGAACCTGCTACCGATGGTCGAGCCGCCGCGCGACATCGAACAGCAACAGGCCTTGACGCGCACGTTGCAGCGCTCGCTGCCGGAACTTCGCAGTATCGCCCTGCTGGCGCCCAGCGGCGCGATGATCAGCGACAGCGCCAATGACAGCCAGGACAGCGCCTGGCTGGAAGAGTTGGTGCAGCGCAGCCACGGCCAACCCTACTACCTGAGCAATAACAACGACGGCACCCTCATCTATCTGCTGCTGCACCAGCCCAGCGGCGGCTCAAGGATGTACTGGGCGCTGCGCCTGGCACCCGAGTCCCTGGTCAACCTGACCCGCCAGGACAGCCAGGGCCAACGGCCGATGTGGGCCATCGAGAACCGCCTGAACCACCGTGTGGTCAGCCGCGACAGCGGCATGCCGGCGCAATGGGGCGACGCCCTGACCCCGGATGACCTGAATAAAAGCGTGCTGGTCACGCCCCTGAGCAAAAGCGACTGGCAGTTGCGCGGGATGTTCGACCGCGCAGCCGTGCTGGAACAACTGCTGCCGGCGTTTATCGGTAAATGCCTGCTGGGCCTGGCCTTCTCGCTGATCCCCGTGATCGTGTTGCTGAATATGCGTCGCCGCCAGCGCCAGGTGCATGAAGGCCGGCGTCGGTATCAGGATATTTTCGAAGGCACCGGCGTCGCCCTGTGCGTACTTGACCTGTCGGGCCTGAATGCATTCTTTGGCAAGGTGAACTTGCAGACCCGCGAGCAACTGCACGCCTGGCTGCAAAGCTCCCCCGAGGAATGCCGGCAGTTGCTCACCGAACTGCGCATCACCGAGATCAACCAGGTGGCGGTGAGCCTGCTCAGAGTGGGCTCCTGCGAGGAAGCGTGGGAGCGGCTGATCGATGATTGCCCGCGCAACACCACGTCCATCGGACATCAGATACTCGAAGCGGTCCTGACCCAACAGAATCAGCTTGAGTTGGAAATCCAGCTCAAGGATGTAGCCGGCAACGAACAATACCTTTGGATGGTGATGCGCCTGCCGGAACAGCAGGACGACTTCAAGGCGGTGATCCTCAGCATCAGCGACATCACCAGCCGCAAGCTGATCGAACTGTCGTTGGTGGAACGTGAAAGCTTCTGGTCGGACGTGGTGCGCACCGTGCCCGACCACTTGTATGTGCAGGACGTGATCAGCCAGCGCATGATCTTCAGCAACCACCATCTGGGCCACACCCTCGGCTATACCAAGGCCGAACTGCAGCAAATGGGCGAGTATTTCTGGGAAATCCTGCTGCACCCCGAAGACGCCGAGCATTACCACGATTTGCGCCAGCAGCAACGCCAGGCCGGCTACGCGACGCAGTTGCACTGCCAGTTGCGCTTTCGCCATCGCAACAACCAATGGCGGCGCTTTGATATCCGCGAGCAGGCCCTGGCGCGGGACAAGTCGGCGCAAGTCACGCGCATCATCGGTGTGGCCAAGGACATCACCGACCAGATCGAAGCCAGCGAGTCCCTGCGCGACAGCGAAAAGCGCTACCGCATGCTGGCCGAAAGCATCAGCGACGTGATCTGCTCCACCGACAGCCAACTGGCCCTCAACTACATCAGCCCGTCGGTCAACGCCGTGCTGGGTTACGACGTGGACTGGGTATTCAAGAACGGCTGGCAGTCGATCATCGCCAACCCCCAGCAACTGACCGGCATCTATAGCTTGCTGGAACAGGTCAGCCGGGCGCTGGGCGATCCCGACGCGCTGAACAGACTCCGCGATCAAGTGCAGACCCAATTGTTCCTGTTCGACTGCCTGCGCGCCGACGGCCGCAAGGTGCCGATCGAGCTGCGCCTGGTGCTGGTATGGGATGAGCACGGCGCCTTCGAAGGCGTCCTCGGCGTGGGCCGCGATATCAGCCAGCAACGCCGCGCGGAAAAAGACCTGCGCATGGCCGCCACCGTATTCGAACACTCCACGTCGGCGATCCTGATCACCGACCCGGCCGGTTATATCGTGCAGGCCAACGAGGCGTTCAGCCGGGTCAGCGGTTATGCGGTAAGCGATGTACTCGACCAGTTGCCGAACAT
Coding sequences within:
- a CDS encoding DUF4105 domain-containing protein, whose product is MLKRFAWMALFACAPLYAAPHLDDQRLQQLANDPFWLSLGHYEAGKVSGWRSYVSEKKFFLAADGAHHPDAELKATVEALYAPASLGEKHAQCVYPARTRWLKDQLHLTDLPAVDCKEFKQWFKDVAPHSAVMIFPAAYLNSPSSMFGHTLLRIDQADVQSNKTALLSYAINFGAYIEGSDNSILYAWKGLMGGYPGLFALVPYQEKLSEYRSLENRDLWEYRLNLTQVETERMVEHVWELKQIQFDYFFFDENCSYRLLELLQVARPGLRLTEQFPLTAIPTDTVKAVKDAGLVEKIDYRPSRERELLERAKPLNSDEQQWVLKVSDDQQQLQEPAFKALPRDRQALIIDAAYRLGRYRANGLERDTARSQRSFELLRAINQNPAPDLTITPPGLPENGHESRTWQAGIGTRGDKAFGEYGLRMAYHDLNDNAEGFPLGAQIEILQMKLRQYEGNHWQLQQLDLATIRSLTPRNALLQPWSWQVTGGLERVPGKHDDETLVAHVNGGAGGTWQLRDDMLGFALGTVRVEHNNDFNEAISPAAGFNTGVLWKNPLGNLSLEAKGDFFTNGEVRRSLSLNQQWELSRNLGLRLSAQREYSHLSTPVNEVMLEVKWYHY
- a CDS encoding chorismate mutase; the encoded protein is MAVTCTTLEEVRNNIDRLDQQIVTLLSERGRYVSQAARFKKDTDGVKAPQRVEQVIAKVRDLAQTVGANPEVTEQVYRAMIAAFIQQELAEHSVLTKAGKPQT
- a CDS encoding type I restriction endonuclease, producing the protein MEFFEKLTNLAAKVRLQGPAIQTEEATKNAFVMPFINTVLGYDVFDPQEVTPEFVCDIGTKKGEKIDYAIMKNGEVQILIECKKIGESLSINHASQLFRYFHVTSARISILTNGQVYRFFTDLDAPNKMDEKPFLELDLLDIDEYSVPELIKLTKSAFDVDSIINAAGELKYVSQLKKLIGAQVNKPEDDFVKFFASRVYEGAITQKVREQFFELTRKALAQFLNDQINDRLKSAMSGAIQPTVASLTMANSTNVDIQDRDESEDKILTTLEELEGYHIVRAVVRSVVDAKRIVQRDTQSYFGILLDDNNRKPICRLHFNRSQKYLGIFDEEKNETRHAISSIDEIYEYADQLKRTVGYYA
- a CDS encoding GreA/GreB family elongation factor, which gives rise to MSRAFVNEDNAAAQADQPVERQVSEQPNRLTAQGLAQLQAKVTQLQAAHSAESAKGEQADKQRQADLERDLRYFNQRVQSAQVVAPATSTDKVQIGSWVTFANEHDEQQRIQLVGEDQADAGAGLINWGSPLGRALLGAQVGDEVLWKRPVGDQLIEVLRIEAKA
- the gdhA gene encoding NADP-specific glutamate dehydrogenase, translated to MIESVESFLARLKKRDPDQPEFHQAVEEVLRSLWPFLEANPHYLASGILERICEPERAITFRVSWVDDHGKVQVNRGFRIQMNSAIGPYKGGLRFHPSVNLGVLKFLAFEQTFKNSLTSLPMGGGKGGSDFDPKGKSDAEVMRFCQAFMSELYRHIGADVDVPAGDIGVGAREIGFLFGQYKRLSNQFTSVLTGKGMTYGGSLIRPEATGFGCVYFAEEMLKRDGLRVEGKRVAVSGSGNVAQYAARKVMDLGGKVISLSDSEGTLYAESGLTEEQWLALLELKNVQRGRISELAGRYGLEFRAGKTPWELACDIALPCATQNELDAEAARTLLRNGCICVAEGANMPTTLEAVDIFIEAGILFAPGKASNAGGVAVSGLEMSQNAMRLLWTAGEVDSKLHNIMQSIHHACVHYGEENGRINYVKGANIAGFVKVADAMLAQGIV
- the ettA gene encoding energy-dependent translational throttle protein EttA, which encodes MAQYVFTMHRLGKVVPPKREILKNISLSFFPGAKIGVLGLNGSGKSTLLKIMAGVDTEFEGEARPMPELNIGYLPQEPILDPTKTVREVVEEAVSVIKDAQARLDEVYAAYAEPDADFDKLAAEQAKLEAILQAGDGHNLERQLEVAADALRLPAWDAKVEFLSGGEKRRVALCRLLLSAPDMLLLDEPTNHLDADSVAWLEHFLHDFPGTVVAITHDRYFLDNVAGWILELDRGAGIPYEGNYSGWLEAKSDRLAAESKQQSAHEKAMKEELEWVRKGAKARQSKSKARLQRFEEMQSQEFQKRSETNEIYIPAGPRLGDKVIEFKNVCKGYGDRVLIDNLSFSMPKGAIVGVIGGNGAGKSTLFRMLMGKETPDSGSIEIGETVQLACVDQSREDLDGSKTVFQQISDGSDQIRIGNYEIPSRTYVGRFNFKGGDQQKFVKDLSGGERGRLHLALTLKEGGNVLLLDEPSNDLDVETLRSLEEALLDFPGAAIVISHDRWFLDRVATHILAYEDDSQAVFFEGNYTEYEADRKKRLGEAAAQPHRVRHKKLA
- a CDS encoding bifunctional diguanylate cyclase/phosphodiesterase; translated protein: MSKVTPPTPLRAAHVAPGTPLHGTLKGALATLVLLLLALLFWQLLDQLQQNQKNQQQYTIDYSADLAEQISLSMALSAKIALNLLPMVEPPRDIEQQQALTRTLQRSLPELRSIALLAPSGAMISDSANDSQDSAWLEELVQRSHGQPYYLSNNNDGTLIYLLLHQPSGGSRMYWALRLAPESLVNLTRQDSQGQRPMWAIENRLNHRVVSRDSGMPAQWGDALTPDDLNKSVLVTPLSKSDWQLRGMFDRAAVLEQLLPAFIGKCLLGLAFSLIPVIVLLNMRRRQRQVHEGRRRYQDIFEGTGVALCVLDLSGLNAFFGKVNLQTREQLHAWLQSSPEECRQLLTELRITEINQVAVSLLRVGSCEEAWERLIDDCPRNTTSIGHQILEAVLTQQNQLELEIQLKDVAGNEQYLWMVMRLPEQQDDFKAVILSISDITSRKLIELSLVERESFWSDVVRTVPDHLYVQDVISQRMIFSNHHLGHTLGYTKAELQQMGEYFWEILLHPEDAEHYHDLRQQQRQAGYATQLHCQLRFRHRNNQWRRFDIREQALARDKSAQVTRIIGVAKDITDQIEASESLRDSEKRYRMLAESISDVICSTDSQLALNYISPSVNAVLGYDVDWVFKNGWQSIIANPQQLTGIYSLLEQVSRALGDPDALNRLRDQVQTQLFLFDCLRADGRKVPIELRLVLVWDEHGAFEGVLGVGRDISQQRRAEKDLRMAATVFEHSTSAILITDPAGYIVQANEAFSRVSGYAVSDVLDQLPNMLTLDEQQEAHLRYVLKQLHQHSTWEGEVWLKRRNGEHYPAWVGITAVFDDEGDLASYVCFFSDISERKASEQRIHRLAYYDALTHLPNRTLFQDRLHTALQSAERQKSWVVLMFLDLDRFKPINDSLGHAAGDRMLKEMATRLLGCVAEDDTVARMGGDEFTLLLQPRVNREMALNRAIHVAEQILASLVKPFVLEGREFFVTASIGIALSPQDGNELSQLMKNADTAMYHAKERGKNNFQFYQADMNASALERLELESDLRHALEQDEFVLYYQPQFSGDGKRLTGAEALLRWRHPRRGLVPPGDFIPVLEELGLVVDVGDWVISEACRQLKTWHQNKVRVPKVSVNISARQFSDGQLGTRIATILKDTGLPPACLELELTESILMREVNEAMHILDSLKNLGLSIAVDDFGTGYSSLNYLKQFPIDVLKIDRTFVDGLPSGEQDAQIARAIIAMAHSLNLAVIAEGVETHEQLDFLREHGCDEVQGYLFGRPMPAHRFEAQFSNDALFMFD